Proteins encoded together in one Canis lupus dingo isolate Sandy chromosome 34, ASM325472v2, whole genome shotgun sequence window:
- the GPR160 gene encoding probable G-protein coupled receptor 160 — MTALSSENCSFQYQLHQANQPLDGNCLLFLIILGKILLNILTLGMRRKITYQNFMEYFCISLVFIDLLLLVNISIISYFRDFVLLGIRFTKYHICLFTQIISFTYGFLHYPVFLIACIDYYLNFSKTTKLGFKCQKLFYFLTVILIWVSVLAYVLGDPAIYQSLKAQNVYSYQCPFYISIQSYWLSFFMVIVLFMAFLTSRAEVIALVQAVRMTSYMNETILYFPFSSHPSYTLSSKKTLLPKFIICFLGTWLPFVLLQVIILLLKVQIPAYIEMNVPWLYFVNSFLIATVYWFNCHKLNLRDFALPVDPFVNWKCCFIPLTIQNLEQTEKPISIIIC, encoded by the coding sequence ATGACTGCTCTTTCTTCAGAGAACTGCTCTTTTCAGTACCAGTTACATCAAGCAAATCAGCCTCTAGATGGTAACTGTTTGCTGTTTCTGATTATACTTGGGAAAATACTACTGAATATCCTCACACtaggaatgagaagaaaaatcaccTATCAAAACTTTATGGAGTATTTTTGCATTTCACTAGTATTCATCGATCTTTTACTTTTAGTAAACATTTCCATTATATCCTATTTCAGGGATTTTGTACTGTTAGGCATTAGGTTTACTAAATACCACATCTGCCTATTTactcaaattatttctttcacttatgGCTTTCTGCATTATCCAGTTTTCCTGATAGCTTGTATAGATTATTACCTAAACTTCTCTAAAACCACAAAACTTGGGTTTAAgtgtcaaaaattattttatttcttgacagTAATTTTAATTTGGGTTTCAGTCCTTGCTTATGTTTTGGGAGATCCAGCTATCTACCAAAGCCTGAAGGCACAGAATGTTTATTCTTATCAGTGTCCTTTCTACATTAGCATTCAGAGTTACTGGCTGTCATTCTTCATGGTGATAGTTTTATTTATGGCGTTTCTAACCTCTCGGGCAGAAGTTATTGCCTTGGTACAGGCTGTTAGGATGACCTCCTATATGAATGAGACTATcctatattttcccttttcatccCATCCTAGTTATACTCTGAGCTCTAAAAAAACGCTCTTGCCCAAGTTCATTATCTGTTTTCTCGGCACTTGGTTACCATTTGTACTACTTCAAGTAATTATCCTTTTACTTAAAGTCCAGATTCCAGCATATATTGAGATGAATGTTCCGTGGTTGTACTTTGTCAATAGTTTTCTCATTGCTACAGTTTATTGGTTTAATTGTCACAAGCTTAATTTAAGAGACTTCGCATTACCTGTGGATCCATTCGTCAACTGGAAATGCTGCTTCATTCCACTTACAATTCAGAATCTTGAGCAAACTGAAAAGCCTATATcaataataatttgttaa